A region from the Benincasa hispida cultivar B227 chromosome 12, ASM972705v1, whole genome shotgun sequence genome encodes:
- the LOC120092916 gene encoding MYB-like transcription factor ODO1, with protein MGRQPCCDKLGVKKGPWTADEDKKLINFILTNGQCCWRAVPKLAGLRRCGKSCRLRWTNYLRPDLKRGLLTETEEQLVIDLHARLGNRWSKIAARLPGRTDNEIKNHWNTHIKKKLIKMGIDPVTHQPIQKQPENEKNQSPNTKTENSTGNHHCIAENDTILDNSSSPPMTENSSSITTDESSGLLLDNNFCSNNNNESSFITNNTFWIEEEALWNNNPPISNEANFLWEENCSWLLDCEDFGIHDFGFDCFNDFELNAINTTEMEGKH; from the exons ATGGGCAGACAACCTTGCTGCGACAAACTTGGCGTTAAAAAAGGCCCTTGGACTGCTGATGAAGACAAGAAACTCATCAACTTTATACTCACTAATGGTCAGTGCTGTTGGCGGGCTGTCCCTAAGCTTGCTGGCCTTCGCCGCTGCGGCAAAAGCTGCCGCCTTCGTTGGACTAATTATCTCCGCCCTGACCTTAAGAGGGGCCTTCTCACTGAAACTGAGGAGCAATTGGTCATTGATCTTCATGCTCGTCTTGGAAACAG ATGGTCGAAGATTGCAGCTAGATTACCAGGAAGGACAGACAATGAGATAAAAAATCACTGGAACACGCACATAAAGAAGAAGCTTATCAAGATGGGAATCGATCCAGTTACCCATCAACCTATCCAAAAGCAGCCAGAGAATGAGAAAAACCAATCCCCAAACACCAAGACCGAAAATTCCACCGGAAACCACCATTGCATAGCGGAAAACGACACCATTTTAGACAACTCAAGCTCCCCGCCGATGACAGAGAACAGCAGCTCCATCACCACTGACGAGTCGTCTGGCCTTCTTCTAGATAACAACTTCTGCAGCAATAACAACAATGAATCCTCCTTCATAACAAACAACACTTTCTGGATTGAAGAAGAAGCACTTTGGAACAATAACCCACCTATTTCAAATGAAGCCAATTTTTTGTGGGAAGAAAATTGCTCTTGGCTTCTTGACTGTGAAGATTTTGGTATCCATGATTTCGGGTTTGACTGTTTTAATGACTTTGAGTTAAATGCCATCAACACAACAGAAATGGAAGGAAAGCACTAG